The sequence CTGTAGCCACAGAACGCAGTGAGTGTTTAGGCTCAGTTACTAACAGACGCCATTGGGACACTGTTGGTTGCCTTACTTTAATGCTGACCTAGCAGCCCCGACAGGAAGCTTCAACATAAAGCCTTGACCGTGAGAAGCATGGGTGCGTCTTGTCGTGAGCAGGTTCATGGCTGTGCTCCATCCTCAGCCCGCTGATTTTTGGTCTTTTGTCCTTTGATCCAGCAGTTCCCACGTGGATGTTGTACTGCTTCTGTCCTGGAGAAGAAGAGTGAGGTCCAACTCTGAGCAGACACCACGTCATGTGGCACAGGGGGCTGACGGGCATAATCAGGTTCAGGGTGCCTGTTCCCTCACCGGCCTGTCCTAAAAAGCTTGCCAGGCGCTTAGAAAGGGCCCCACTACCTCCAGCAGAAGGCCAGGAGCTTCAAGGCACCTGCAGGAGGTGGCGGGGGCTGAGCAGGACCCACGTCCCCGTGCTCAGCGTCCCCTGCAGCCAACTTGGCCCCTCCCTCACGGCCCTCCCACCTCATTTTTTATGGGGGTGGGTTTCTCAGAagcatgggccgggcgcagtggctcacgcctgtaatcctggcactttgggaggctgaggtgggaggatcacctgaggtcgggagtttgagaccagcctgacccacatggagaaaacccgtctctactaaaaataaaaaatcagccgagcatgggagtgcatgcctgtaatcctagctactcaggaggctgaggcaggagaatcgcttgaacctgggaggcagaggcagaggttgtggtgagccgagatcacgccattgcactccagcctgggtgacaagagtgaaactccgtctcaaaaaaaagcatgGTTATGGGGGATGTCTGGGCCTCTGATGGCCCCACGTCTGTGTGACACCTACCTGTTGACCTACCCGGCTCCTGGGGTGATGTCCCTGACCTGGGTGCGGCACTCACCTTGATGTTGATGCCGTGGGCAGTCAGGCCCCGGCGCAGGGTGTCGCATGCTTCCAGCAGGGGCTGCCTTTCTAGGAGCTGCTGCCGCTGGGCGTCCCCCGTGGCCTCGGGCATGGCCAGCGCAAACTGCCGGACCTTCTGCCGGAACCGCACCAGCTCGTCCACCACACCATGCAAGGTAGCCTCGCTGCCGTCTCCTGAAACGTACTGAAGCCAGCAGGGCATGGTTACATCCCCTGGAGACTGTGGatgcccccctccccaccccgtgGTTGGGCTCTGGGCCGAGACCCACCCAGCCCTGGGCTTCCCTGATTCCCTACAGCTGGGCCTCTTTCTGAGTCTGGCAGGGATGGGTACGGCCCGCAAGCGCTGGGCTCTGGGCAAGTCTCCACTCTCAACTCTGAGCATCTGTCGTCCAAGCAAGGCTGAGTGATGCTCACTCGGGAGTTGGAAGGAAGGGCTGGGGGCTGCACGCCGCCCCGCCCTGAACACAAACGCTCCCTGGGTTCCAGACCCCACGCAATTGTGGCCGAGGTATCAGGAGCAACCTGAGGATAAGGCTGGGGGGCAGCGACTGAGCACTTGCACACGCGTGTTTCGGCAAATGGTCTGAGATTCACAGCCTCAGGTGCTGAGGACGGGATTTGCGCAGAAGGCCTCGCGCTGCCCTCCCACTGAGAATAGATCCTGGGGCGGTGTGGAAGGGGCAGCTGTACCTATTTGTTAAATCCATGTGTGTAAAATAAGAAACAGACACAACATTTGACCTTGGTGTCAAACTACTTAACCCTCATACACCCCTCAGTTATTGCTTCCACGATAAAAGACAATTTTTGTTATTACAAAAATATGAGCCCAGAGTGGGCCCAGACATTGGGCCTTGCGGCCGGAGGAAGATGAATGAGATATCTTTGACAAGGGCTAGGCAGAGCTTGGCCAGATCCCACTTTTCTTACTCAAAACAGACTCTGGAAAGCCGCCCCTAAAAATGAACATGTACATTGCAAAAACTTGggtcatctcacaccagtcgaCTTTTATGTGATTGGCAACAGACGCCGGACTGCTGGAAAGGGGAACTAAGTCTACCAGGTGATCAACAGGTATACAAATGAGCCAAACTTGGAAAAGACACTATAGTTCTCTGTTGAGAGCCAGCGAGACGTGTTTGGCCCAGAGCCAGGCCTTCAGCACACCTGCTCGGGCCCCAGTCCCAAGCGGCGGGACCCTCGGGGTGCCGGGCAGCTGGTCTAGAGTGGCAGCCCCCGTCCAGGCAGCAGCAGCCGAGCCACACCCCAAAAGAGCCAGAGCGCCTTGTGCTGAGAATTCTACAAGGGTGTCCAAAGAATGACAGGGATGTTCAAGGACACAGCGCCAGCCCCAAGGGGCCTCGTCAGCCACATACAAAGTGATGGTGGGGGACTTTAAGAATAAGGCAGGAAACCTCAAATCTGTATTGATACAATAAACGAGTTTTAGGTGAGCCTGGTAAGGAAGAGGACATTTTCATAGGATCCAAGTCTCTGCAAAAACGCTCTTGAGTtacaagggaagagaaggaatgtGGAGAAGCCTGGCAGCGTCCACCTTCACTGCACAGCCAGGGTGAGCCTCACTGGGAAGGTGCAGGTGACTCGTGCCTGTCGGGGAGCCCGTCCTGTCCGTACAAAGCGTGCCAGGCAAGGGGGCTCAGGTCGCCAACTTGCCCTCAAATGGGTCAGGAAAAAATGTTCTCTTACTGTGCCTGTGACTTCTGCACATTCTGAGAGTCTTTGAACATAAACGTGTGTGCAGAGCTGGCGACACTCTGTTGCTGAGATGGACTCATCTCTGGTTCTGCGCACGAGAGTTTGCCAACTGCAGAAGTAGAATTGTGCAATTCCAATTAATAAGTATTGGCTCTGagtgtgtttatttttccagGAAAGTAACATCTTTTTAAACAGGTAAATACATTAGTGTGGCATCATAATGCTCTATTCCAAGTTAAAAGGGTAAAGGTTATTgtcccaacatggagaaaattccagaattaagcatttaaaataataggACCTACCTGTTGATTTGCCAGAGAAATTCCAACAGTTTCAAAAAACTGTTCAAAGTAAGAGATGATGGCACCAAACACAGCAGGACTTCTCGGCCCTCCAGGTTCCTGTAAGAGATCATGTCGCGGAAGCTCCTTAAAAGCAGTCTTGATGGCAGTGGGCAAACGGAATTCAATGTCAAAAGACAAAGGCTTCAGCAGGTCACTTCAGTCTGGCCTTTCTCCTGGCTTCTATGGAGGGAGGACACAGCTCTGGCATCGGCTACCTCACTGCAGACCATACAACTATAGCTGCATGAGGAAtctcttgtgcctcagtttacccatcagTCATGTGGGTGGTGACTAGCTCATCAGGCTTCGCGGGTGAAGCATGACCGTGGAGTATGGCAGGTGGCGCATGGTAGGTGGAGGCTGAGTGGGCACTGGGCTGGGTTTCTCAGAAAACGGGGAAATCCTGGTACGTGGCTCACATCAGTTACCAAGCACAGAGACCCTTGTGTGACACTAGCCTTAGTTTGCAGGTGCCCCAGAATTGCAAAGGTTGGGAAGGAAAAGCGCAGGACAAAAGCCAGCCTCTTTACTTGTCCCCGCCCCTTGCCACAAGAGGCCCCTGTTGCCCTAGAGCTGGGCCAGCCTGGTAGTGCCGGCAGCAGCTGCGGTGAAGGCAGGAGGCCGCGGacgggctgaggaggaggagctcCCGTGCAGGAGCAGCCTGGCTGCTGGACCTGCCCCAGCCCGGCCTGGCTGCCTTCGGTGCGGGGCAGCCTGTTCCTGCAGCCGGCTGTGACTCAAATGCCCGCCCCCGTCAGAGGCGAGCCCTGCGCGTCTGCAGTATTTGGACCGAAGGCACCCGGCAAGGGCACATGGCACCCTGCCCCACCTGCTGGTGCTCTGAAACCCAACACTGCACGCAGCCAGGGATGGAGACCTCCACAGAGATGCTCAACTAACAGAGCATGTGGCCAGAACCCACAGGTGTTTCCAGAGGTGGGAGAGGCACAAACAGCCTCGGCTTCCCGGGTCATCAAAGGTCACAGGGCTCCTGACGCAGCGCCTCCCAGGGCCTGGCAGGGAGACCCTCAGACGTGCAGGAACCAAAGCCTGCCGCCGCCTTCACGGTCTTTGTCCCACCTGCCAAACACTTGCAGTGACCCACGAGTCCAGGCTCAGACCCCTGGGTGCTTGGTGTGGTCATCACACTGGGGTGCAGATTGCATAACAGTGCATTGGGGTAAATGGGTCTTTCCTTAAAAAGTTCCCCACAAAAGCTCTCTGGGAAAGGGCCATGAATGCAGTGGGGACATGAGATGTGTCCCCTGAGGATCAAGCACACAGAATTTCTTAACCTCAGGGGCTCCTGAGAGCTTGTTCCCCAGGTGGCCCTGAGGCCCGGGAGGGTCAAGCCCCAGGCTGGGTGCCATCCCGTGTGTCAGCAGCAGACTTGGGCTCCATGAGTTCCTCCACAGAAGCTGCGGGAGGCGAAATCAGCAGAGATGCCACCCAACCGACATGAGAAAAACCCACCAGAGGACCCGACCCATGCCCCTGGCAGCAGGACCGCGAGGCCACCTGTTCGTTGAGCTACCTTCAGGGACGCCCTGAGCTGTCCATTCCCGTGGTGTGCAAGGCCCAGGATGGCATCAACCACCCTGGGTGTGTCAAAGTCATCTGCCAAGGCCGCCTTCACGGCCCTCTTGGTGCTGGAGAGcctgagggaagaggagagaacagTCACAGCAGAGGGAGCTCCACTCTCCCCAGGCGGCCCCCACACCAGTCCTTCCCCAGGGAGAGATGCTGGGGGCTCTAAGCTGGGGACTTTCTCTAGGTCATATTCCCAAAGACTTGAGTTCCTGAGTAGCAGAAAATTATGTAACATCAACTGCAAACTGTCATGTTACCCCAAGAAAAAGTCCCAGAGCAGAGGTCACCTGTGACACTTAAAATACAAGACACACGTGGGCATTTtcatgatggttttaaaaatcaatagataTTGAGGGGAGTGGCAAGGAAGACTCGGTGGGGGAGAGACGGCACGGCTGACCACTCACAAAGAGAGGCTGGGGAGGCCCAGCCCGGGGCTCCCGGATCTCAGCCTCCCGTGGCCACTGGCTGCCTACCCTGCTGAAGCGGCAGGGGTGGGTTATCACCAAGACCATCCGGAAGACTCTGCACGCCGGGATGAATGTGCAGCGCTGCCCAGGACACCCGTGGGTGGGGAGTGGAGGCGATGCTGTGGGCCCAGGCCTGTGTGTTTTATAGATTTTGGCTCCTCACCGTCAGGACTGGGAGGGATGAGCAGCTCCGCTCCTCGCACAGGGAACCCGAGCCCAAAGCCACTCTGAGCAGGAGGCTCAGAGCCCGAGGGCCCCAGTCACACTTCCTGCCCAGCGCCGTCTCCCTGGGACGTCTCGGGAGCCCCTGACCCCACACCTCCTGTCCAGCACCCAGTGTCCTGTGGCCTCTGGGGAGCCCCTGACCCCACACCTGCACCTCCTGCCCAGCACCCTGTCTCCTGGGGCCTCTCTGGGCAGTCCCTGACCCCACACCTCCTGTCCAGCGCCCTGTCTCCTGGGGGCCCCTCTTCCCCTTCAGGAGCCCACCAGCAGCACCCAGCAGGCCACAGGAGGGGTGCCACGCCGGGTGCTAGGCGGGCCTCTTACCTCTCCCACAGCATCGCTTCCCTGACGGAGCCGCAGGCCAGCTGCCCCTTCATGTAGGCACGTGCGTCCTCCAGGAAAGAGCCCAGCCCCAGGAGCAGCTGCTGAGCTTGGAGCATGGCGCTGTCACTGTAGTCgatggctgaggaggaagagatggTCACTGAGGCGGTGCCCACCATGCTGTGCCCCTGCCCTGGTCCAGCAGAATCAGTGTTTTCTGAGGGCACTGCCACCCAGGGACCACACGGAGAGCGGGACATGTGGCTCTCACTGCCCTCCAGTGACCGCGAGTCCCTAGGCCCACTGGACACAGACCACAGGGTCTGTCCCAGCTCAGTGGCACCTGCCGTGGGAGAACAAGGTGGCGGTGGAGACATGCTCCCAGTGCTTCCAGCCAAGAGGTGCATTTCCACTGACGGATGGAGGTGCGGATGAATGGCTGGCTCTGGAAAGAAGGAGCCGCGCCCTGGATGGAGGTGTGGATGAATGGCTAGCTCTGGAAAGAGGGAGCCCCGCCCTAGGGTCAGAGGCACCTCTAGGGAAGGCCCCCCCCCCAGGGAAAGTGCCTGTGTGTGATGGGACAGCccaaagggggagggaggagcagTCCCCAGACCTGGCTTTAGAGTCTGTGGGAGTTTCTTAGGCCACCTGGATGAGGAGCCCAAAGTGGAAGGGAGGAGCAGTCCCCAAACCTGGCTTTAGAGTCTGTGGGTGTTTCTTAGGCCACCTGGATGAGGGGCCAGTGTTTCTGTTTACATCTGTTCATTTCTTGTGGTTTCTAGTCTACTGCATTCTGATGGGTAAGACAATAGGAGTGAATCGCTTTGCAATGATCACATATCCTTGGATATCAGCAGAGCCAGCCACACATTTCTAGAACCTTCTCGTGcctactctgtttcccaggctgtctgAGTCCACAGTCCATGCTTTTGAGGAGTGCTGCTTTAAACAGCTCTTTGAAAACCACAAGAATAAAAAGAGCCTATCTGGACACATATGCTGAAAATTACATCTCAAGATGCCTACAAGTCCTGACTTCAAAACGAGAATTCCAAAATCAGACATGGCTTCAAGCTGGaagcaacacagtgaaaacctcCCCCAGGGCTGTCTAATATCttacttaacatttttcctttttttctaaattcactTTCAGTTTTTACTTTGAATAGCttgatagaaaagagaaaaagccagAAACCCACAAAGCGATCTGacaaaatttaaagataatattcGGAGACTGATAGAGTTGATGCATGGGAGGCTGTTAGAATAAGATTACCATTAATGACACAGCAAGATGAGGCATCCAGATGGGGAGGGGCAGACAGATGCCCAGGATGGAGACGCCTTCTGCCTCAAGGTCAAGGACAGctgcatttctccaaagaggattCTGCTCTACAGATGGGAGACGCTTCTCCAAAGTGTCAGCGCAGCACAGACTTCAAGGGATGCCACCACCGTCCCCCTCCATCTTCCCAAAGGTGAAGAAAGCATGTCTGGGAAGATCCTGAACTCCCACACCATTCGTGGATGGAAGCTCAGACAGCAAGCGACGGCCCAGCTCCTCATGGCCACCTCCGACCTCGGCGGGGTGGGGCAGTCGTGTCCACTGTGGGGATCCACGTCCTGACTAACCTTGTGTTCCTAGAAATCCCTCACCGGCAGATAGGTGCCTCCTGAATCCCACCCAAAATTCCCACTGGGAATGTGTTCCTGAAAGAGCTGCCCAGGCTTGAGAAAGCCTCTTTTCAGACCAAACTTCGTATTCAAAGCTCAAAAAGAACTGCACACAATTAGGACAGTCATACAAGATGCTGCCCCTAATCCTGCCACAATCTGCGAGAAGGGAGGCGGGGCTTCCGAGGGCAAAGAGCCCCTGGGAAGGGATCCGCGGGGAACAGCTTTGAAAGCACCACAGCCCCCAGCCACGAGGGGAGCAAGCACGAGCCGGGGAGAGAGCTCTGCGCTCGCACACGGGATTCATCTCCGCCGCCTCTGCCCGTTTCCAGCAACACGGAGCCAGGCGGAAACAGTTTCTCCAGCCCATTCGCCTCCCCGACTCTTCCTCTCACGGCACGGCTGGGCTGCTTTCATCACGCATAagtgcacaccacacacagatgCTGCACGAGGCCAGGCGAGCACAAGGCTGGCGACACTTCTTTCTCAAGCTCGTGCGCCTGTGAGCGCAGGTCCCCTGGGCCGATGCACTGCAGTTCCACCCAGGGGAGAGGTTCAGACCACGTCTCAGAAAACCTGAGTTTGCAGTAGAAAGCCAACAACGTGGCGTCAGAGCCAGGATAAAGACATGGCCCAAGGTAGCCTTTCGGTGGTCAAAGGTGCAGATGTCTGTGTGCCCCACTCAAGCTGACAGAGCTGCAGGCCGGGTGGGGTCTGTGCCAGGCCGCAGCCCGGGTGAAATTCTGCAGGCACAGCACAGGGGAGGGAGATGGATGGGACCAGCCCAGGGGCTCACCCAAACCCACCAAAGCTTTGTGTGTGACATAAAGTGTGCTGGCCAGATAGATTCACCCCATGGGGGAATGAGAATAAACTATGTTTTGGCTGCATGTCCCCACTCCCATCATCTTCATTAAAAAGGTGAAATCATCAATTTGGAGCAAGAGAGCTACGTAGGAGGGACaagaagggggagagggaggtggcATGACAACAGCAGCAACCCAGGGCCTCGGCAGTGTCAATGGAGCAGAGGGGACACCAGAGGCCAGAAGGACAGCAACCCTCGCTCACAAGGAAGGAACTGTCACCATCTCCAGAGGACACTGGCCCTGCTCCTGCAGCACTAGCCATACACTGGGACCTTATTGCCAGTTAGGTGGTCAAGCCAGGCAGGGCAGTATCACTGTCCCCAGCCCTCACTTGCCACCAGGGATGCAGCTCTGGAtaacgactttttttttttttttttttttttgagacagggtcttgctgttacccaggctggagtgcagtggtgcgatctcggctcactgcacctccgcctcctgggttgaagtgattctcctgcctcagcctcccgagtagctgagattacaggtgcatgccaccaagccaatttttttgtatttttttcagatggagtcttgctcagccacccaggctagagagcagtggcatgatcatggctcactgcagcctctgcctcccaggttcaagcaattctcctgcctcaccctcctgagtagctgggattataggcacacatcgccatgcctggctaatttttgtatttttaggagagacggggttttaccacgttggccaaactggtctcgaactcctgacctcaagtgatccacctgcctcagcctcccaaagtgttgagattacaggtgtgagccatcgtgccaggccttttgtattttttgtagagataagatctcactatgttgcccaggtgggtctcaaactcctggactcaaaacatctgccagcctcagcctcccaaagtgctgggatcatacacgtgagccaccatgccaggccagtgCTAGACAACTCCTGGCCAAGAGCCTAGCCCAGGGCAGCAGGCAACTGTGCAGCATGGGAGGAACCGTCATCACCCATCCAGGAGACCTTGCTCTGCTACACACCGGGGAAGTGCTGCCCCTGGGCAGGACAGGCAGGGTCACGTTTGAGGGCTCCCATGTTCGGGGCCGTGCCAGGCTGGCCCCTTCCAATCTCCCAGTTCACACAGCAGGAAGCCGAGGTGCTGCGGGTTCACGACTTGTCCAGACCCAGAGAGAAGGAGTGGAGAGGACTCGAGCTTGACGAGGAAGCCCACATCCACTGCGGGCCGGGCCCAGACCAGCGCTGGGATCCCTCGTCCTCTGGGTTCACTCTCAACCCGAACCGTAAGGCACACAGCAGCCTCACTCAACAAGGTTCTGCTTATTCTCTGGCCTGCATTTTGCTGTTCTCAGTCCTGTCAGAATGACTGTCTCCGAGCTGGGGGGGAGTCCACTCCGCGTGTGCTCGGCTCACCTGAGCGGTAGCTGCTCCGCAGGCAGAAGAACCGGAAGACATCGGGGGAAAAGGTCTTCAGAAAGTCCTGGTAAAGCGAGAGACAGGCAGTCACGAGGCTTTGCTTTTACACTTCGCACTGTTCAGAGAATATGTTACTTTCTACAATTACATAAGTTATCTCTACCTATCAAGAAATCGGGAACCTTGATGAAAATGAGCCCTCCAAACTCACAATTACCACCTGTTTCCTGGTGATTTCCTCACTGAACTTTCCACGTTCGATCTCAGTATTTGTGGAAAGAGCAAGAGAAAGCCGGTTTGCCCTGAAAATCCGCACCTGCGCAGGCTCCAGGAGGAGCGTGTCCTGTGCTCAGCCTGGGCTCTCTTTCTGCACGACGGGGACGTGGGACAGACAGCATGGAGCGATGCTGTGCTCAGGAAGAGACCAGGTAGGTGGCGGGAGGCCACCAGCTCCGGCCTGCCTGCAGGCCCCCAGGAGAAGCTTGCGGTGAACGTCAGAGCCGGCTGAcctccagctcagcccagccAAGGGGCGACAGCCTCACTCATCCTATTTGGTGGCACAGTTCTTGTAAACACTGGGCTAAAGCATGCGCTAAGCCTGTCTCTTGAAGACTAAACCACCCAGCTTCTGATTAAACCTAAGTAAAACTCAGAACCCAACCGGTATCCTCCTATAGATCATTTAGAAAACGTCTGTCCAGAAAGAAGTGGAGCTTTCTATATGAGGAAGCTTAGAAGAGGTCATTAGAGGCACAGCAAAAGCAGCGCAGCCCTCAGCAAAACCTCCTGTGGGGCGCTCAGGGTTCAGCTCTGGCAGCTACTTTTAAGAGATGAGATGAgtgggggagagaaggaagagggctCTGCCCAGCTTGGGCTTCCACTGTGGCCCCAAGAAAGAAAGCCGAGCTCCGACTGCACCCCTGGCCAGGGACGCGCTCCGACGGGAGCCCGAGTGGCTCCTTGCCTGGATCTGCAGCACATGGTGCCGGCTCTGACCAAAGCCCCCTTTCCTGCCACCACCTCAGAAGACAGAACTGGCTCACCCCATGCCTGTCCTCTGCGCAGGAAGCTGTCGCTGACCTTGCTGGAGTGAGAATTGCATTTCCGTCTCCCTCGGGTAAACCCGATCCCCTCTTCTCTAGGCTGATGGGCAGCAACACAAGCCCAGAGCACAGGGGCTGACACCAACCCACAGTCTGCACCCGCTCATCAGAGCTCAGATACCCACTTCCTCTGCAGGGTGGTCGTGGGAGCACAGAGCTGCCAGGGAGAGTGAGCCGGAAACGGCGGAGTCCAGCTCAAAATACTGCGTCACAACACATGGTATTTTATAAGGCATAAAAGACCAGTCTAAGGCCGTGCTGCTCAACAACCCTACTGAGAGCAAAACAAACACAACTGAAGAGCGTCTTGGGGTAGAAGGGGCTGTCCCTGCTGCAGGCTGCAGCGGCCTCACCCACCCAGTAGGAAGGAGGGGGCTCCCTGGACTGCTGAGCTGGAAGGAGGAGGACACTGCTCcacctgcctccagggctcagtcCCTTCAGAGGACGGAGCAGGTCTGGTCTGTCTTCTACCAGGAAGGAGCTCAGCCCCCACCCCATAGCCCAACTCCTGTCTGCCTGTGCCTGAGGCAGTGAGGGGCATTCTCATGTGGGGTGGCGTTAATCAGAAAGCTGCTGGGCCAATGCCCTAACACAGGGGTGCTCAACCTGGGGTCCACAGACCTCCTAGGGGCCCACAGAGAGAAGGTGGGAGGGCGGGGAGATCTGTGAACTGGGATGGTTCAACAGTTATGTGTTTATTTCTGCCAGCCTTGCACCGAAATGGGTATTTCCTTCGATGGTCAGTGTAGGCAGCAAACACATCCGGAATCacagagcctggcatggtggccacAGCTGCCACAGGTGACCCCACAGGGATGACATCACACACCACAAATCACACGAGAGGATGGCAGCCATCAGACCCCACCCACGCTGAGCTAACCGCTGAGTCAAGCAGAGCCCCCGCTCCGCTACTTCAGTATCATCAACGGCCTTTGGgatc comes from Pan troglodytes isolate AG18354 chromosome 14, NHGRI_mPanTro3-v2.0_pri, whole genome shotgun sequence and encodes:
- the CARS2 gene encoding probable cysteine--tRNA ligase, mitochondrial isoform X2; the protein is MVMGITDVDDKIIKRANEMNISPASLASLYEEDFKQDMAALKVLPPTVYLRVTENIPQIISFIEGIIARGNAYSTAKGNVYFDLKSRGDKYGKLVGVVPGPVGEPVDSDKRHANDFALWKAAKPQEVFWASPWGPGRPGWHIECSAIASMVFGNQLDIHSGGIDLAFPHHENEIAQCEVFHQCEQWGNYFLHSGHLHAKGKEEKMSKSLKNYITIKDFLKTFSPDVFRFFCLRSSYRSAIDYSDSAMLQAQQLLLGLGSFLEDARAYMKGQLACGSVREAMLWERLSSTKRAVKAALADDFDTPRVVDAILGLAHHGNGQLRASLKEPGGPRSPAVFGAIISYFEQFFETVGISLANQQYVSGDGSEATLHGVVDELVRFRQKVRQFALAMPEATGDAQRQQLLERQPLLEACDTLRRGLTAHGINIKDRSSTTSTWELLDQRTKDQKSAG
- the CARS2 gene encoding probable cysteine--tRNA ligase, mitochondrial isoform X4; this encodes MVFGNQLDIHSGGIDLAFPHHENEIAQCEVFHQCEQWGNYFLHSGHLHAKGKEEKMSKSLKNYITIKDFLKTFSPDVFRFFCLRSSYRSAIDYSDSAMLQAQQLLLGLGSFLEDARAYMKGQLACGSVREAMLWERLSSTKRAVKAALADDFDTPRVVDAILGLAHHGNGQLRASLKEPGGPRSPAVFGAIISYFEQFFETVGISLANQQYVSGDGSEATLHGVVDELVRFRQKVRQFALAMPEATGDAQRQQLLERQPLLEACDTLRRGLTAHGINIKDRSSTTSTWELLDQRTKDQKSAG
- the CARS2 gene encoding probable cysteine--tRNA ligase, mitochondrial isoform X3 yields the protein MSQRNGVRSLNIFTEMNISPASLASLYEEDFKQDMAALKVLPPTVYLRVTENIPQIISFIEGIIARGNAYSTAKGNVYFDLKSRGDKYGKLVGVVPGPVGEPVDSDKRHANDFALWKAAKPQEVFWASPWGPGRPGWHIECSAIASMVFGNQLDIHSGGIDLAFPHHENEIAQCEVFHQCEQWGNYFLHSGHLHAKGKEEKMSKSLKNYITIKDFLKTFSPDVFRFFCLRSSYRSAIDYSDSAMLQAQQLLLGLGSFLEDARAYMKGQLACGSVREAMLWERLSSTKRAVKAALADDFDTPRVVDAILGLAHHGNGQLRASLKEPGGPRSPAVFGAIISYFEQFFETVGISLANQQYVSGDGSEATLHGVVDELVRFRQKVRQFALAMPEATGDAQRQQLLERQPLLEACDTLRRGLTAHGINIKDRSSTTSTWELLDQRTKDQKSAG